The Mucilaginibacter yixingensis genome window below encodes:
- the fdhD gene encoding formate dehydrogenase accessory sulfurtransferase FdhD: MPTISIDELEIIKVNGSESEVTFDELAAEEPLEIRLEYGDKDNRRVKNISVTMRTPGNDVELATGFLFTEGIVNNVEDIVLAEPLQISCDEDKENTILISLREGVEPKLGNADRNFYTTSSCGVCGKSSINAIRTVNNYAAVEGQGQIKADVLYTLPVILRKHQDLFDHTGGLHASALFSTDGEFLLVREDVGRHNALDKLIGAALQKVWLPLQSQVLLLSGRASFELIQKAAMAGIRIIASVGAPSTLAVETARSFGITLAGFLRGRRFNIYTSSHRILRAPEL; encoded by the coding sequence ATGCCGACCATCTCAATTGACGAATTAGAAATCATAAAAGTTAACGGCTCAGAGAGCGAGGTAACTTTTGACGAATTAGCAGCCGAAGAACCTCTTGAAATCAGGCTGGAATACGGTGATAAGGACAATCGCCGTGTTAAGAATATTTCTGTAACCATGCGTACGCCCGGGAACGATGTGGAACTTGCAACGGGTTTCCTCTTCACGGAAGGTATAGTAAACAATGTTGAAGACATTGTATTAGCCGAGCCGTTGCAGATTTCCTGTGATGAGGATAAGGAGAATACCATCCTGATCTCATTGCGCGAGGGTGTAGAGCCGAAACTTGGCAATGCCGATCGTAATTTTTATACCACCTCCAGCTGTGGGGTTTGTGGTAAATCATCTATCAATGCTATTCGTACCGTTAATAATTATGCCGCGGTAGAAGGCCAGGGTCAGATTAAAGCTGATGTTTTATATACGCTGCCGGTCATCCTGCGTAAGCACCAGGATCTGTTCGATCATACCGGCGGGCTGCACGCATCTGCTTTATTCTCAACCGATGGCGAGTTTTTACTGGTACGCGAGGACGTGGGCCGGCACAACGCACTGGATAAGCTGATTGGTGCCGCTTTGCAAAAAGTTTGGTTGCCGTTGCAAAGTCAGGTGTTGTTATTGAGCGGTCGCGCAAGTTTTGAGCTGATTCAAAAAGCGGCTATGGCGGGTATCCGTATCATCGCGTCGGTAGGGGCGCCGTCAACTTTGGCGGTAGAGACTGCCCGCTCATTTGGCATTACGCTGGCTGGTTTTCTGCGTGGACGCAGATTTAATATCTATACCTCATCGCACCGTATTTTAAGAGCGCCTGAGTTATGA
- a CDS encoding FdhF/YdeP family oxidoreductase has protein sequence MKTKIDEVPEAQNPEIHENIKVTEPKEWAAGVTAVWAAFKDVLEEESPARGMKALLHMNQKGGFDCSSCAWPDPDDDRSPIAEYCENGAKALAWEATNKKLTANFFAKHSVYELSQMDDLEMGKKGRLAEPVYLPKGGTHYQPISWDDAFKLIARHLNDLKSPDEAAFYTSGRTSNEASFLYQLFVREYGTNNMPDCSNMCHESTSVGLADAIGIGKGTVTLNDFYDTDVIIIIGQNPGTNHPRMLSALEKAKKNGSKIIAINPLREAGLLAFKNPQTVKGIFGMSTQLADLYLQVRINGDMALLKAMELLLYEAELENPGTVFDHQFIQKKTSGYLDFINSLHHYNAADLAKDAGVALDDVQQAVDMIKHKKRIIICWAMGVTQHVNGVATVKEIVNLTLLKGSIGKPGAGLCPVRGHSNVQGNRTMLIWDKPKPEQLDKLKEVFGFEPPRGKGLDVVESIKAMHEGKLKVFFGMGGNFLSATPDTVYTADALRKLKLSVQVSTKLNRSHLVHGEEALILPTLSRSDKDVSGGMEQIVSCENSMGVLQLSKGVLDPISDNLKSETVIVCELAKATLGSRSVVDWDKYASNYDHVRDAIEKVIPGFKDYNKRIREHGGFYLPNAPREGRFDNKAHHNKAIFTVSPVPSHALADDEYRMTTIRSHDQFNTTIYGNEDRYRGIHNGRRVIFMNPVDIARAGLKDGDEVDLFNYFNGIERVAHMFRIVAYNIPERDTATYYPEANVLIPIDSVAEQSNTPTSKLVVIKIRKHRA, from the coding sequence ATGAAGACGAAGATTGACGAGGTACCTGAGGCACAAAACCCCGAGATACATGAAAACATAAAAGTTACCGAACCCAAAGAATGGGCCGCGGGAGTAACCGCTGTATGGGCTGCTTTTAAAGACGTGCTGGAAGAAGAAAGCCCGGCGCGTGGCATGAAAGCCCTGCTGCACATGAATCAAAAGGGAGGCTTTGATTGCTCCAGTTGTGCCTGGCCCGATCCGGATGATGACCGGTCGCCCATTGCCGAGTACTGCGAGAACGGGGCCAAAGCCCTGGCTTGGGAGGCTACCAATAAGAAGCTAACTGCCAATTTTTTTGCCAAACACTCTGTCTACGAGCTTTCGCAGATGGATGACCTGGAAATGGGTAAGAAGGGTCGCCTGGCAGAGCCTGTTTATCTGCCTAAAGGTGGTACGCATTATCAACCTATCAGCTGGGATGACGCTTTTAAGCTGATTGCCCGGCATCTTAATGATCTAAAATCGCCGGATGAAGCTGCGTTTTATACCTCTGGCCGCACCAGTAACGAGGCCTCTTTTCTTTATCAGTTATTTGTGCGCGAGTATGGCACCAATAACATGCCCGACTGCTCAAACATGTGCCATGAGTCAACCAGCGTTGGCCTGGCCGATGCCATTGGTATTGGGAAAGGCACCGTAACGCTTAATGATTTTTACGATACCGATGTCATTATTATCATAGGGCAAAATCCGGGTACCAATCACCCGAGGATGCTTTCTGCTTTAGAGAAAGCCAAGAAAAACGGCAGCAAGATTATCGCCATCAACCCCTTGCGCGAAGCAGGCTTGCTGGCCTTTAAAAATCCACAGACAGTAAAAGGCATATTTGGCATGAGCACCCAACTGGCAGATCTGTATCTGCAGGTGCGCATTAACGGTGATATGGCATTGCTGAAAGCCATGGAATTATTGCTTTATGAGGCCGAGTTGGAAAATCCGGGAACGGTATTCGATCATCAGTTTATTCAGAAAAAGACCAGCGGCTATCTGGATTTTATCAATAGCCTGCACCATTATAACGCTGCCGATCTGGCCAAAGATGCTGGTGTAGCACTGGATGATGTGCAACAGGCGGTAGATATGATTAAGCATAAAAAGCGCATCATCATCTGTTGGGCCATGGGGGTTACGCAGCATGTAAATGGCGTGGCTACGGTTAAAGAGATTGTCAATCTCACTTTGTTGAAAGGGAGCATTGGCAAGCCAGGCGCAGGGCTTTGTCCGGTACGCGGCCATAGCAATGTGCAGGGCAATCGTACCATGCTGATCTGGGACAAACCCAAACCCGAGCAATTGGATAAGCTGAAAGAAGTGTTTGGCTTTGAGCCACCACGCGGCAAAGGTTTGGATGTGGTTGAATCGATAAAAGCCATGCATGAGGGCAAATTGAAAGTTTTCTTCGGGATGGGAGGGAACTTCCTTTCGGCTACGCCGGATACCGTTTACACCGCTGATGCTTTACGTAAATTGAAACTTTCGGTACAGGTATCTACCAAATTGAATCGCAGTCATTTAGTACATGGAGAGGAGGCGCTGATACTGCCAACGCTATCCAGAAGTGATAAAGATGTTTCTGGCGGCATGGAGCAGATTGTAAGTTGCGAAAACTCAATGGGCGTATTGCAATTATCAAAAGGTGTGTTAGACCCGATATCTGACAACCTGAAAAGCGAAACCGTTATTGTTTGCGAGCTGGCTAAGGCCACGCTGGGTAGCCGCTCTGTTGTTGATTGGGATAAGTATGCATCAAACTACGATCATGTACGCGATGCGATAGAAAAAGTGATTCCTGGCTTTAAGGATTATAACAAACGCATCCGGGAGCATGGTGGCTTCTACCTGCCAAATGCACCGCGTGAAGGCAGATTTGACAACAAGGCTCATCACAATAAAGCTATCTTCACCGTATCTCCAGTGCCATCTCATGCGCTTGCTGACGATGAATATAGGATGACCACCATCCGCAGCCATGATCAGTTTAACACTACCATTTACGGTAATGAAGACCGTTATCGGGGAATCCATAATGGTCGTCGTGTTATTTTTATGAACCCTGTTGATATAGCCCGCGCCGGGCTAAAAGATGGCGACGAGGTAGACCTGTTCAATTATTTTAATGGCATAGAGCGGGTTGCGCATATGTTCAGAATAGTTGCTTACAATATCCCGGAACGCGATACGGCAACTTATTATCCAGAAGCCAATGTACTAATACCAATAGATAGCGTGGCCGAGCAAAGTAATACGCCTACAAGCAAGTTGGTGGTTATTAAGATCAGGAAGCATCGGGCATGA